From the Jilunia laotingensis genome, the window CGTATTGCCGGAAAATGCCATCCCGGGCACTTTAGCCAAAGATTATTATAACGTAAAGAGTGATTATGTCCTTGAGGTGGATATTACTCCGAACCGTGCAGATGCATGCTCACATTACGGAGTAGCTCGTGATTTATACGCATATCTTATCCAAAATGGTTACCAGGCAACATTAAATCGTCCGTCAGTAGATCGTTTTACGGTAGAAAACCATGATCTTGACATCAGTGTAACGGTAGAAAATAGTGAAGCATGTCCGCGTTATGCCGGTGTGACGGTAAAAGGGGTTACAGTAAAGGAAAGTCCCGAATGGTTGCAGAATAAACTTCGTATTATTGGTTTGCGTCCTATTAATAATGTGGTAGATATCACTAATTATATAGTACATGCTTTTGGTCAACCGTTGCATTGTTTTGATGCTGATAAAATCAAAGGAGGCGAGGTTGTTGTGAAAACGATGTCGGAGGGTAGCCCGTTTGTCACTTTGGACGGTGTAGAACGCAAATTGAATGAACGTGACTTAATGATTTGCAACAAAGAAGAAGCGATGTGTATCGCAGGTGTATTTGGCGGATTAGATTCAGGTTCTACGGAAACTACTACGAATGTATTTATAGAAAGTGCTTATTTCCATCCGACATGGGTACGTAAGACAGCTCGTCGTCATGGCCTCAATACAGATGCTTCTTTCCGTTTCGAGAGAGGCATAGATCCTAATGCAACCATCTATTGTCTGAAATTGGCAGCCATGATGGTTAAAGAATTGGCAGGCGGAACCATTTCGAGTGAAATAAAGGATATTTGTGTGGCACCTGCTCAGGATTTTGTTGTTGAACTGTCTTATGAAAAGGTGCATTCATTGGTTGGAAAAGTGATTCCGGTCGAGACGATTAAAAGCATCGTAACCAGTCTGGAAATGAAAATTCTGAATGAAACAACCGAAGGACTCACTCTTGCGATCCCTCCGTACCGTGTAGATGTACAGCGCGATTGTGATGTGATTGAAGATATCTTACGTATTTACGGATATAATAATGTAGAAATTCCGACTACTTTGAAATCAAGCTTGACAACGAAAGGGGAGTCTGATAAATCTAATAAATTGCAGAATTTGATTGCCGAACAATTGGTAGGCTGTGGTTTTAATGAAATTTTGAACAACTCATTGACTCGTGCGGCGTATTATGACGGATTGGAATCGTATCCCTCCAATCATTTGGTAATGCTGATGAATCCATTAAGTGCAGATTTGAATTGTATGCGCCAAACCTTGTTGTTTGGCGGTCTTGGAAGTATTGCACATAACACAAATCGGAAGAATGCCGATTTGAAATTCTTCGAATTCGGTAATTGCTATTATTTCGATGCGGATAAGAAGAATCCGGAAAAGGTACTTGCCGCATATTCGGAAGATTATCATCTCGGATTATGGGTTACCGGCAAGAAAGTTTCTAATTCATGGGCACATCCTGATGAAAATAGTTCAGTGTATGAATTGAAGGCGTATGTTGAAAACATAATGAAACGCCTTGGGCTGGATTTGCATAATCTGGTAACAGGCAATCTTTCTGATGATATTTTTGCAACAGCACTTTATATGAATACGAAAGGTGGAAAACGTCTGGCTACATTTGGAGTGGTATCCAAGAAGTTATTAAAGGCATTTGATATCGATAATGAAGTGTATTATGCCGATCTGAACTGGAAAGAATTAATGAAAGCGATCCGTTCGGTGAAAATAAGCTACAAGGAAATATCTAAATTCCCTGCCGTAAAACGTGACTTGGCTCTACTGCTTGATAAGAATATCCAGTTTGCCGAAATTGAAAAGATAGCTTATGAGACAGAGAAAAAGCTGCTGAAAGAAGTCGAGCTTTTCGATGTGTACGAAGGCAAGAACCTTGAAGCAGGTAAGAAATCTTATGCAGTCAGCTTTTTGTTGCAAGATGAAACGCAGACATTGAATGATAAGATGATTGATAAGATCATGTCGAAATTAGTGAAGAACCTGGAAGATAAGCTGGGTGCAAAACTGAGATAGCATCTTAAGACATACTTGAAAATTAAAATTTAACAATAAAACTATAAACCAATGGGAAGAGCATTCGAATATAGAAAAGCTACCAAGCTGAAAAGATGGGGTAACATGGCTCGTACATTTACGAGAATAGGTAAGCAAATTG encodes:
- the pheT gene encoding phenylalanine--tRNA ligase subunit beta produces the protein MNISYNWLKEYVNFDLTPDEVAAALTSIGLETGGVEEVQTIKGGLEGLVIGEVLTCVEHPNSDHLHITTVNLGNGEPTQIVCGAPNVAAGQKVVVATLGTKLYDGDECFTIKKSKIRGVESIGMICAEDEIGIGTSHDGIIVLPENAIPGTLAKDYYNVKSDYVLEVDITPNRADACSHYGVARDLYAYLIQNGYQATLNRPSVDRFTVENHDLDISVTVENSEACPRYAGVTVKGVTVKESPEWLQNKLRIIGLRPINNVVDITNYIVHAFGQPLHCFDADKIKGGEVVVKTMSEGSPFVTLDGVERKLNERDLMICNKEEAMCIAGVFGGLDSGSTETTTNVFIESAYFHPTWVRKTARRHGLNTDASFRFERGIDPNATIYCLKLAAMMVKELAGGTISSEIKDICVAPAQDFVVELSYEKVHSLVGKVIPVETIKSIVTSLEMKILNETTEGLTLAIPPYRVDVQRDCDVIEDILRIYGYNNVEIPTTLKSSLTTKGESDKSNKLQNLIAEQLVGCGFNEILNNSLTRAAYYDGLESYPSNHLVMLMNPLSADLNCMRQTLLFGGLGSIAHNTNRKNADLKFFEFGNCYYFDADKKNPEKVLAAYSEDYHLGLWVTGKKVSNSWAHPDENSSVYELKAYVENIMKRLGLDLHNLVTGNLSDDIFATALYMNTKGGKRLATFGVVSKKLLKAFDIDNEVYYADLNWKELMKAIRSVKISYKEISKFPAVKRDLALLLDKNIQFAEIEKIAYETEKKLLKEVELFDVYEGKNLEAGKKSYAVSFLLQDETQTLNDKMIDKIMSKLVKNLEDKLGAKLR